A stretch of Pseudomonadota bacterium DNA encodes these proteins:
- a CDS encoding GFA family protein — protein sequence MSKFDGGCLCGATTFIAEGEPHNPHLCSCRMCQKSSGAPTVAWVEFPLETFRWNLENQLALYTSSEKTQRCFCQNCGGLLGTINDGYANICITIASLNNPNLIVPGKQHSYQQKAPSWWQVDVLAGVK from the coding sequence ATGTCTAAATTTGATGGTGGATGCTTGTGTGGTGCAACAACGTTTATAGCTGAGGGTGAACCGCATAATCCACATTTGTGCTCATGCCGCATGTGTCAAAAATCATCAGGAGCCCCAACTGTCGCTTGGGTGGAATTCCCGCTGGAAACGTTTCGATGGAATCTTGAAAATCAACTTGCCCTCTACACATCTTCTGAAAAAACGCAGCGTTGTTTCTGCCAAAATTGTGGTGGGCTATTGGGTACAATCAATGATGGGTACGCAAATATTTGCATTACAATTGCTTCACTCAACAATCCCAACCTAATTGTACCAGGTAAACAACACAGTTATCAGCAGAAGGCACCCTCTTGGTGGCAAGTGGACGTGCTTGCAGGAGTGAAATAA